Proteins encoded by one window of Lathyrus oleraceus cultivar Zhongwan6 chromosome 1, CAAS_Psat_ZW6_1.0, whole genome shotgun sequence:
- the LOC127124341 gene encoding (+)-cis,trans-nepetalactol synthase NEPS2, giving the protein MAESSSTKTGLRLAGKVAIVTGGASGIGKATAHLFANQAARMVVIADIQDELGIQVAESIGTDRCTFIHCDIRIEDDVKNLVQSTVDTYGQIDIIHCNAGIVSPSDQTLLELDVSQANGVFATNAIGTALCVKHAARAMVDGKVRGSIVCTASISASYGVTTGTDYSMSKHAVLGLMRSASVQLAKYGIRVNSVSPNGLATPLTEKLLDADAKTVEEIFSKFSMLKGVVLRTNHVADAVLFLASNDSDFVTGLDLRVDGNYITSDAVI; this is encoded by the exons ATGGCAGAATCTTCATCAACCAAAACCGGTCTTAGGTTAGCCGGCAAAGTAGCCATCGTCACCGGAGGTGCCAGCGGTATCGGCAAAGCGACGGCGCATCTCTTTGCCAATCAAGCTGCACGTATGGTGGTGATTGCTGATATTCAAGACGAGCTGGGAATTCAAGTGGCTGAATCTATTGGCACAGATAGATGCACCTTTATTCATTGTGATATTAGAATTGAAGATGATGTCAAAAATCTAGTTCAATCAACCGTCGATACTTATGGACAA ATAGATATTATACACTGCAATGCTGGGATTGTGAGTCCAAGTGATCAAACCTTGTTGGAACTCGACGTTTCTCAAGCTAACGGCGTCTTTGCAACTAATGCTATAGGAACTGCATTGTGCGTAAAACACGCCGCACGTGCCATGGTGGATGGTAAGGTGAGGGGTAGCATTGTCTGCACCGCGAGCATTTCTGCTAGCTACGGTGTCACGACAGGGACAGATTACTCCATGTCAAAGCATGCGGTATTAGGGTTAATGCGCTCAGCGAGTGTCCAACTTGCAAAATATGGTATAAGAGTGAACTCAGTGTCGCCAAATGGATTAGCAACACCATTAACTGAGAAATTGCTAGATGCGGATGCAAAGACAGTGGAAGAGATTTTTTCAAAATTCTCGATGTTGAAAGGAGTGGTTCTAAGGACTAATCATGTGGCAGATGCTGTGTTGTTTTTGGCATCTAATGATTCTGATTTTGTCACTGGTCTTGATCTTCGTGTGGATGGTAACTATATTACTAGTGACGCTGTAATTTAA